Part of the Firmicutes bacterium CAG:345 genome, TATAAATATTTAATATCTTTAACTATATAATTATTAAATCCTGTATTTTCTTATTTATTTTATATTGACTTTAGTTTCATCAAAGTCAATTGCGTATAGACCATCTATTTCATTATTTTCTTTATCTACTTGTTTTGTTCCAATAAATTTTAATCCTGAATATAAATAGTCAGTTGAATAAAAACTATTGTTATCTAAAAGGAAATATTTAGGGAAATCATATTCTGTTGAAGAATTATCGGCAACTATTTTATATCCACCTTCTGATATAGGTAATGTGGTGAAATTAATTCTTTCTGCTGGAGTTACTTCAATATTGGTAATTACTCCATTGAGAGTAGCTTTTTCTGGATAAGTTGTTTGGAAAAGCAAATCACCATCGAAAGAAACTTTTACTTTATCACCAGCATAAAGTTTTTCATATCCATATTCACTAACGTCAAAAAATAGATTAGCCATTCCGAATAATAAAGTGGCTTTGTGGCTTATAGTAGTACCATAATCAATAGTCATTACTCTAGTAATTCTATTATTATTTTTGTAGGGAGTAGACGATGCGTGACCGCAAGAAGTAAGTGGTAAAATTAATAAGAAAAGGCTTAGTTTAATTTTATTCATTTTTATTTCCTCTTATATTTTAAGTATATATAAATAATTAAAAAAAAACTAGCTATTAAACAATTTATTTAATTTTACTTTTTTGAAA contains:
- a CDS encoding unknown (no significant homology to UniProt) — encoded protein: MNKIKLSLFLLILPLTSCGHASSTPYKNNNRITRVMTIDYGTTISHKATLLFGMANLFFDVSEYGYEKLYAGDKVKVSFDGDLLFQTTYPEKATLNGVITNIEVTPAERINFTTLPISEGGYKIVADNSSTEYDFPKYFLLDNNSFYSTDYLYSGLKFIGTKQVDKENNEIDGLYAIDFDETKVNIK